Genomic DNA from Nitrospirota bacterium:
GGATGGCTGAAAAAAACTTACACATACAGCCCGAGGGCCGGAAGCAACGTTGTTGATGCAGGCGACAGGCACGGGCACAACATCGTAGCAATAGACTTTACTTATAATGCTGACGCGACCAACCTGACAGCGCCGGGTGGAGACATGGACGCTACACAGCTTTCCTGTAACAGCTGCCATGACAACCACGGCAAATTAAGAAGGCTTTCCGACGGGACCCTTGCTACAACAGGCGCCCCGATCATCGGATCAGGCTCTTATGACACCAGCGTTGTTCCGCTTGCGGGACAGGCAGTAGGCGCTTACCGCCTTCTTCGCGGACCCGGTTCTACTGCCGGATCAGGCGGCAAGACTTTCACCGCAGTTTTTAACGCGGTAGTTCCAAGCACATATAACAGATCAGAAGCGGTTACCCCTACCCGTGTAGCCTATGGCGCGGGAATATCCGACTGGTGCGCAACATGCCATCCGGACATGCATTCAGGGACAAGTTCACTGATGACCCACCCGGTAAATCAGCCGATCGGCGTAGACGTTGCAGCCAACTATAACGCATATGTAGGCAGCGGTAACATGACAGGAAACTCAAACACATCATTCGACTCAATCGTTCCATTCCAGATGGACAACACAACTGATTTTGCAACACTCAAAGCAAAAGCAGTCAATAACGGCAGTGTAGCTACAGGACCTGCGTCGAGTGACAGAGTTATGTGTCTCAGCTGCCACAGAGCTCATGCAACAGGATGGGAATACATGACCAGATGGAACGCCACTGGAAACGAGTTCATCGCGGTTGAAGGCGTATGGCCGGGGACCGATTCACCTGTTGTTGCGGCCCAGGCGGCAAAATATTCACAGGGCCGTACAGTAGCAGAGACAACAAAGGCATACAATGACACAGCGATGCATTACGGCAGTTACCAGAGATCGCTCTGCAATAAATGCCACGCACAAGACTAAACTGTTCAGTGGAGGTTTGACCGCCTCTGCTCAATATTTAAAGGGCCGGCAGAAGCCGGCCCTTTTTTTCTTGCATTTTGGGTGTTATTACTCTACTATTTAATTTAAGAATTTCTTGGGAATTATGGTCCGGGACATAAGAATATTTTCTTCATTGCCTGTAAATGGGCAACTAAAGCCGCCCGATACCTTGGCCCCCGCGTTTTCCTGCCATTCAGGCAGATACCATTTGCAGGGGCTGATGATCGTTCTCGTCTTTTCATTATTTCTTTCAGGCTGCCAGTTCAAGTCTGGCCTTTTAAAAACTGCTGACGAAGACAGAAAGGAAAGAGGCGAAGTCCTTCTTTACACGCAGCCATTTCCGCAGGAGTCAGACAGGCTCAGGTTCAACATCGAAGAGATCTCAGCCGTGAGAGATGACGCCATGGTATTCCCCCTGTCTCCGGTGTTAAGCGAAATAAAATGCCGTGATATGAAAAGCCAGAGACTGTTGGCCACAGGCTGGCTGCCCCCCGGCCACTATACGGAGGTTTTATTCAAGGTAAAAAATGCATCCCTGGAAGTTGAGGACGGGGAGGCAAACCTCCTGGTGCCTGCCGGACCGGTAACAGCACCGTTTATGTTTGATGTCGGGAGAGAGATGTCATATGTCTTTTCCCTTGTATTCAACTATACACAATCCATCAAGGGGATGTTGAGCTTCAGCCCTTCGTTCTCTGTGTTCTTTCCTGAGAGACCGGTCGTCAACCTGTTAGGGTACGTATCAAATTCTGAATCAGACACTATCACGGTAATTGATAAAAAGGCGATGCAGGTAATAAATGTTATAGCAACCGGGAAAGGCCCACGAGGGATAGCCATAGATCAAGTCCGTAAAAGGGCGTATGTGGCGCTTTCGGGTGACGACTCCATTGACGTCATTGATATCACAGCAGGCAGGAAAATTAACACCATCCGCCTTAACCCCGGGGACAAACCACAGGAGTCCGCTCTAACGCCGGCCGGGACCCTGCTGATAACGGCAAACACAGGTTCGGACAGTATAAGTTTGATAGACCCGCTGGCCTTTATCGAATTAGACAGGATCGCTGTCGGCAACAGCCCCCATTCAATCGCAATTGACCCGGCGGGAAGGAGGGCGTATGTCTTTAATTCGCTTTCCAGCACGATATCCGTCATAGACCTTGCGAGCAGCTCCGTTGCGGCCACGATATCAACTGAACCGGGGCCGCTGCGGGGACAGTTTAACAGGGAAGGGAACAAACTCTATGTCATCCATGAGTGGTCGTCATACATGACAGTGATAGACCCGTTCACTCTTTCAGCGCTTGGCAGGGTCCGCATCGGGATGGGAGCGAACGCGCTTAAGCTTGATACAAGGACAAACTTAATATACGTGGCCAGGAAAAACGATATAATGGTTGAAGTTTATGATCCTTTTTCCGCTATTCCCATTGATTACATAAAAGCGGAGGGAAGCGCATCATACATCACCATTGACAGCGAGGAAAACAACCTGTATCTGATCGTGCCGGAGATGAAAACCGTGCTTGTTGTCGATATCGTCAGTAAAAAGATCGTCTCTAAAATAGATATCGGCAAAAGCCCCGCCTGGGTAACCATGATGGGGGAAAGGTAATCAGAAGCAAGAAGTAAGAAGTAAGAAGTTAAAAAATGAAGAATTATTAGGGCGAGACGTTGCCTCGACTGTTTGAATGCAAGAAATAAAATGACCTGGAAATTTACAGTTTAAATGAATAACAGCGGAAAACATCAGTCATTGTTGTCTCTCAAGCGCTCCAGAGGCATTATTTTTTTTTTACTGTCCCTTCTCTCATTGAATCATTTGTTGCTGCCCCGGGCTGCGTCTGCCGAGGGGTTGGGCGGTTACCTTGAGTTCAATTACAGTGACTCCGCTACAAAGACAGAGGACCAGACAGGAGAGACCACGAAAATAAAATCCGGCACGTTCAATCAGATCTACAACCTTTCCTTTCAGAAGACAATCTATCCGAACATCTTTCTGAACACAGGCGGCATCTTCAGCCAGGACACAACGCGTTCAGATACGGACGGGGACATTACAACGTCTTCGATCACTAACATGAGGCCCTTTGTTGACCTTACACTGAGAAACCAGACATTCCTCATCGGCGGGAGGTACAACATAAGAGAGGAAAAAACAACAGGCACTGACCTGCGCGCGATAACAAACGTTAATGAAAATTATGATGCGATCTTCGGCTGGGACCCTGAGGGACTGCCATCCATTGATTTACGTTATGAAAGGTCAAACCTCTATGACAGGGACCGGCTCAGCAGGGACACCGTAACCGACTTTGTCTCCATGACTGCCAGGTATATGCCGGAATACGGCCCACTTCAGGGACTCGACATACAATACCAGCCCTCATACAGGAAGTTACAGGACAAACTGGATGACATTGTTACCACAACCCTGTCACAAAACGGGAGGGTGACTTATTCCGATACTTTTTTTAACAGAAGGGTCTCCTTATTTACAAGCTATAACGTTGCCCATACCGAAACAGAGGTCACCACTTCGACCCAGACAGGTGAAGTAAGCACCCAGTTGTTTCCTTTCTCAGGGCTTTCCGCAATTGACGACACTCCCTCCTCAGATGCCCTGTCGCTGAATTCGGCCCTCATAGACGGCAACCTGACACAAAACGCGGGCATTAATATCGGGGTCCCCCCTTTCAGCGGCAATACTGATCAAAGAAATATCGGCCTTGACTTCGCTGCCGCTACAGAGGTCAACAACATTTTCATATGGGTTGACAGGGAGCTGCCCGCCGCGATCGCCAATGCTTTCAAATGGGACGTTTATACAAGCCCGGACAACCGGACCTGGACCTTTCTCGCAACCATTCCCGCTGCGTCTTTCGGGCCTTTTCAAAACCGCTTTGACATTAACTTTTCAAATGTCACGACGAGATACATAAAAGTTGTTACTATTCCCCTGACGACTGCCGATACAATCGGCGTGACTGGAGATTTTTCCGATATTTTAGTCACCGAGATACAGGCGTTTCTCAAAACGCCTGCCGGGACATCAGGAAAGCACGTGAAAGATTCAAGGACAAACAGCATCTATAACCTTGACGTAAGGACGAGGATCCTGGATGTGCCGATTCTTTATTATGAATTCTCGTACTTTTTTACAAAGGCCGCTTCAGTCCCCTCTGATTTCACGCTTTCCAACGGCTTTTCCCTGACTCACAGTTTCAGCAGTGTCATTTCAACTCAGGCGAGGGTCGCAAGAGAAGATGTTGTTCAGAATAAAGAGAACGGGGTAAATTATTTGTACAACGCATCGGTGACTGCCCGCCCCTTAAAGACACTTACCCACACGCTGAACTACAGCGGAATAAGCGAAGAGCTGGGAGGGGAAAAGAGCACTACAAATTCCGTTTTCCTCAATAACATCGCGGAACTTTATAAGGGTTTAAACGTTAACCTCAACGGCGGGGCAAGCCTTGAAACAAAAGACACCGGGGAGAAGACAACCAACACTATTTACAGTGTCGGCTCCGGTATTGTCCCGCACAGAAGAGTTACCATCGACCTTTATTACTCAAGCGCGGACACGAAACAGACAGGCGCCGGCCAGGAGGATTCCACTGATGTTACCAAAAGAGGAACGTTCAGCGTCTCCTATAAACCTTTTGATACCGTATATCTCTTTGTCTCATTCGAAACGATCAAAACCTCAGACAAGACGAGTGATCTGCAGAACTACGGGGTCAACTGGGCCCCGTTCCCTGACGGCTCTCTCCAGTGCGCGTTCTCTTATAACGAAAGCCTTACGTCCGACGGAGACAAGATCAGGCTGATAAACCCGAACATAAGATGGAACATAAGCAGTAAAACCTTTCTGGACCTCTCGACACAGTTTCTTAAAAGTGAAGCTGTGACCCAAAAATCCGACAGCGTTGTATCAAGCGCCACGTTCAGGACGGTGTTCTGATAATGGCGCGGAAGTGTATGATAGAATAAATTTGAATATCACAGGAGGAAACCGTTTATGAAAATGAGGAGCATCATCGCAGTTCGAGGGAAGATTCTGATGATTTTAATGGCCGCATTTCTGGTCTCATGCGCCTCCGCCAAACCGGCTGATATTTACTTTGATCAGAACATGGATATAAGTGCGATAAAGACCGCTGCGATCATGCCTTTTGAAAACCTCACAAGAGATCAAATGGCAGCGGACAGGGTAAAAGACGTCTTCACCAACATGCTCTTGTCCACCGGTGAAATTTATGTGGTACCGCCCGGGGAGGTCAAACGCGGCGCCGTATTGATAGGCATTGCCAATCCAACGACCCCGTCCAAAGAGGAGATCGTAAAACTGGCCTCCCTCATAAAAGTAGACGTGGTAATTACCGGGGTGGTGAGGGAGTACGGGGAGGTGCGGTCAGGGACAACCTCAGCCAATATTGTTTCCATAAGCCTGCAAATGATAGAGGGACAGTCCGGCAAGATCGTATGGACGGCAACCTCTACAAAGGGCGGCATAAGCATGAAAGACCGGCTTTTGGGCGGCGGCGGCAGGCCGATGAACGACGTAACGGAAGAGGCTGTAAATGATATCCTTAATAAATTTTTCCGGTAGAGCAGCAGTTGCGTAATGCGTAATAGGTGAAAAGAGCCTCTCATAACGCATAACGCATTACTCATAACGGCTTTAACAAGTTATGGCAATATTAAAGACAACCTTCTCTAAAGTAATTATAGTTATTGCGGGTTTTTTCCTGCTGTCAGGTTTTGAGTCTCCTAAAAAACCTGCGCTTACTATTGTCCCCCCTCTCACGATTGACTCTTTGACATCTGATAAAATCGCGCCGCAGACAGTAAGGACCGCGATCAGGTGGACAGTCCAGGCAGCAGGAGGCACAGGCCCCCGCACATACGAGTTCCACACGCTAAAAGATAAAGTGGACAAGTTAGTGCGGGCAGGAGAGTCACCCTCCTGGGAATGGAAGCCGGGCAAAGATGGCCTGTACAAGGTGAAGGTTGTGGTCAGGGACTCCGCAGGCAATACAACGGACAGCGGGTGGTCTGATGAATATGAAATAGCTCCTGAGCTTCTGATTAAAGAAACGATCTTTGACAAGCCGCCTCCGCAGGCAGCAAAGACGACCGTTGTCCGGTGGACCGTTAAGGCGGCCGGCGGCGCAGGAGACCGCACATACGAGTTTCACACGTTTAAAGATAAAGTGGACAAAGTAGCGCAGACAGGCGCCTCATACACCTGGGACTGGAAGCCGGGCAAAGACGGACTTTACAAGGTGAAGGTTGTGGTCAGGGACTCTGCCGGCAATACAGCGGACAGCGGGTGGTCTGATGAATATGAGATAGCGCCTGAGCTTCAAATTAAAGAAACAGTCTTTGACAAAGGGCCGCCGCAGGCAGCAATGGCGGCTACTATTCGCTGGACCGTTAAGGCAGCGGGCGGCGTAGGCGATCATTCATACGAGTTTCACACACTTAAAGACACCGAAGACAAAGTAGTCCAGACGGGCGCGTCATCTTTCTGGGACTGGAAGCCGGACAAAGAGGGACATTACAAGGTGAAGGCTGTGGTCAGGGACGCGCTTGGCAACACAGTGGACAGCGGCTGGTCTGAAGAGTATGAGATAGCGCCTGAATATAGAGTGAATGAGCTGGCCCCTGACAAGCGGTCTCCCCAGGCAGCGATGACTGCCATCAAGTGGTCAATTCTGGCAACGGGCGGCGCGGGCCCCCGTATATACGAGTTTCACATACTTGAAGATAACGATGACAAAGTTGTGCAGACAGGGGCGTCATCCTCCTGGGACTGGAAACCGGAGAAAGCGGGGCATTACAAAGTTAAGGTCATAGTCAGGGACATCTTTGGTAATACCATGGACAGCGGCTGGTCTGCTGAATATGAGGTGGCGCCTGAGCTTCTTGTTCAGGGAACGATTTTCAACAAGCCTCCTCCGCAGGCAGCAATGACAACCACTATCCAGTGGACTGTCAGGGCAACGGGCGGTGTTGGTGCCCATACATACGAGTTCCACACGCTTAAAGATAACGATGACAAAATAGTCCAGACGGGCGCATCCTCTGTCTGGGAATGGAAGCCGGACAAAGAGGGGCATTATGTGGTGAAGGTTGTTGTCAGGGACGCGCTTGGCAATACGGCTGACAGCGGCTGGTCCGCTGATTATGAAATAAAGCCTGAGCTTCTAATAAAAGAAACAGTCTTTGACAAGCCTCCTCCGCAAACGGTTGAGATGACCACCATCCAGTGGACTGTTAAGGCAACGGGCGGTGTTGGCGCCCATACATACGAGTTCCACATGCTTAAAGATAACGATGACAAAATAGTCCAGACGGGCGCATCCTCTGTCTGGGAATGGAAGCCGGAGAAGGCGGGGCATTACAAGGTGAAGGTCATGGCAAGGGACGCTCTTGGCAATACGGCAGACAGCGGCTGGTCTGCCGGCTATGAGATAAGAGAGCTTATTTATGCTATGCTCGCTGCGCTTCCAATTGAAAACCTCAGCGGAACAAAAGCGCCGGTCAGAAAGATCGGGCAAACATATAAAGACATTCTTAAGAATAAGGGATTGAATATCCTTGATGATGAGGCCCTCGAGGGATTCATGACTAAGCACCGCGTGCGCTATATAGGGGCGTTAGACATAGAAACAGCCGGGAATTTCAAAAAAGAACTTGGCATTGACGCTGTCCTGGTCACCTCCCTTGAGCTCTATGATGAAAGTTATCCGCCCAAGCTTGCCATAATATCGAGGCTCGTCTCGACCGGGACCATACCGGAAATAATGTGGATGGACAGCGCGGTATTGTCAGGCGATGATTCCCCTGGAATTCTCGGTCTTGGTTTGATTGAAGACCCGCGGACACTTCTTGAAAAGACCCTTCAAAAGCTTTCACTTTCTCTTACAGCATACCTGTCAGGCCCGGGAAAAAGGGTTGACGACCGGGAGATAAAAACAAGTTTGCTTCCGAAGATATTTTACCGCTCCCCTCTTCTGTCTTCCGACATGAAATACAAAATAGTGGTTATGCCGTTCATTAACAAGAGCGAGAGAAAGAGCGCCGGAGACATCATGGCACTGCATTTTGCCGAGCAGCTTGGAAGAGTTGAAACCTTCGATGTAGTAGAGCCGGGACTGATCAGGCAAAATCTCCTCTCACTAAGAATTATAATGAATGAAGGGCTGTCATTTGAGAACGCGGGGCTTATCTTCAGCACCCTCGATGTTGACGCCGACCTTATTGTAACCGGGACCGTCCTTGACTACCAGGACTATCAGGGCACCGAAGGCGCGCCCAAAGTGGATTTCTCCATCGTAGTTATCGAGAAGAAAAGCCGCGAAGTGGTGTGTACGTCAAAGAGCTACGCAAGGGGAGATGACGGGGTCTTCTTTTTCGATAAAGGCAAGATCAATGCAGCCCACGCAATGGCGTCAGGGATGACCAAAGCCGTCGCGGAGATGATGCTGAGGGAGCAGTAACCATTTCATCGTTAGCCGCTGATTTGCACAGATTGACACCGATTTTCAAAAAGCACAAGAAGGCATGAAATAACAATAAGTTTTTTCCTATCAGCGGCTATCTGCGGCTAAATGATTTTTGTATTTACGCTATGCCGTATTTCTTTAAATGCGACCTGAAGGCGTCGTAGGTCATATTCAGGAGTTTTGCTGCCTGCGCTTTATTATTGCCTGACTTTTCGAGAGCCTGCATGATGAGGTCTTTCTCAAGATCGTCAATGGACAACCCCGATTCGGGGAGAGTAAATTTCCCGCCGGCGGGCTGTTCCTGAAACTTTGCCGGACCGGTTATCCAGTGCGGCAGATGTTCGGGCAATATCAGGTCAATATTTTCCAGCACCACAAAACGTTCAAAGAGGTTCTTCAGCTCCCTCACATTTCCCGTCCAGCTGTAAGAAAGAAGCAGCTTCTCAGCTTCGGGTGAGATCTCTATGGTTTTCTTCTTATTATATTTCCTTGCAAAGAGCGACAGGAAATGTCTGGCAAGCAGCGGTATGTCTTCCCGTCTCTCCCTTAGCGGCACGATATGCACATAGAAGGTGCTGAGCCTGAAGAACAGGTCTTTCCTGAATTCGCCTTTCTCAACCGCCTCCTGCAGGTTCTTGTTGGTTGTGGCCAGGACGGTCACATCAATGGGGATGTCCCTGTCTCCGCCGATGCGCCTTATCATCCTCTCCTCAAGCACCCTCAGCAGTTTGCTCTGGAGTTCAAATTTCATGTCTCCTATTTCATCAAGCAGGATAGAGCCTCCTTTTGCCATCTCAAACAGTCCCTTCCTGTCGGCCTTCGCGTCCGTAAAGGCGCCTTTTTCATAGCCGAAGAGCTCGCTCTCAAGAATGGATTCCGGAAGGGCGGCGCAATTGATCCAGATAAACGGCGCATGTTTTGAGTCGGTGTCCCTGTACATCAAATGATGGATGTTCCTTGCGACGATCTCCTTGCCGGTCCCGCTCTCCCCGGTGATGAGGATCGTGGAAACGCGCGCCTGCGCCATCTTTTCCATTTTTGAATATAATGTTTTTATCGCAGAGGATTCCCCGATGAAGTCCCTCTCGAAGGTCTCGGAATAGACCTTCCTCAGGTAAGCCACTTCCTGCTTAAGGTTTTCCTTTTCAAGGGTGTTGCTAATAACGATCTTGACTTCGTCTATATCAAAAGGCTTTGTAAGATAATCCACCGCCCCGAGCTTCATGGCCTTTACGGCTGTTTCCGCTGTATCGTCCGCGGTGAGCATTATGACCTCTGTGACCAGCCCCTCTTTCTTGATGTCCTGAAGTATCTCGATGCCGCTTCTTTCAGGAAGCCTGATATCCAGGAGCACGACGTCGGGGGCCCACGACCTTATCTTTTTGATTATGTCTTCGGTCCTGTTTTCAGTGCGCACTTCGTAGCCTTCCTTCTTCAGCACCTTGTTAAGCATCGAGAGAATAAGCTCATCGTCGTCCAGAATAAATACCTTTCCTTTAGCGCTCATGCTGACGTTCCCCTTCCATTTTTTTAACGGGCAGGCTTATGCGGAATGCGGCCCCTCCAGCCGGTGTGTTACCCGCGGAAATTTCGCCTCCGTGCTGCTCAATGATCCGTCTGGCAATAGTTAAGCCCAGTCCGGGGCCTTTAGACTTTGTGGTAAAGAACGGCTCAAATATCTTGCTCAAGATATTCTCGTCGATTCCCGCTCCGGTATCGGACATCTCGATTATTACGGCGTCCCCTCCTGCATCATAGGAGGTTTTGACTGTAATGGTCCCTCCTCCCTTCAGGGCGTCGCCTGAATTGAGCAATATGTTCATGAACGCCTGCTGAAGCTGCAGCGGGTCGGCCATTGTGTGAGGAATATTTTCGCCGAAATCCCTCACGATATCTATTATCGCTGTGACATTCGATGAAAAGACAGGCTGCTTCAAAGAAAAGTCGATGGTCTTGTTGATGAGCTCATTTACATCCATGTTCTGCAGGCGCAGCCTGGGAGGCTTGG
This window encodes:
- a CDS encoding DUF799 family lipoprotein, translated to MKMRSIIAVRGKILMILMAAFLVSCASAKPADIYFDQNMDISAIKTAAIMPFENLTRDQMAADRVKDVFTNMLLSTGEIYVVPPGEVKRGAVLIGIANPTTPSKEEIVKLASLIKVDVVITGVVREYGEVRSGTTSANIVSISLQMIEGQSGKIVWTATSTKGGISMKDRLLGGGGRPMNDVTEEAVNDILNKFFR
- a CDS encoding cytochrome C, which codes for MKGLKIVFVVLAAALIALGAATAYAFHSGGVAECMGCHNIHDAKSTSALLAGTDISSTCVNCHGASGASSYHIVTPDADMPAGTPPGNRTPGGDFGWLKKTYTYSPRAGSNVVDAGDRHGHNIVAIDFTYNADATNLTAPGGDMDATQLSCNSCHDNHGKLRRLSDGTLATTGAPIIGSGSYDTSVVPLAGQAVGAYRLLRGPGSTAGSGGKTFTAVFNAVVPSTYNRSEAVTPTRVAYGAGISDWCATCHPDMHSGTSSLMTHPVNQPIGVDVAANYNAYVGSGNMTGNSNTSFDSIVPFQMDNTTDFATLKAKAVNNGSVATGPASSDRVMCLSCHRAHATGWEYMTRWNATGNEFIAVEGVWPGTDSPVVAAQAAKYSQGRTVAETTKAYNDTAMHYGSYQRSLCNKCHAQD
- a CDS encoding YncE family protein; translated protein: MIVLVFSLFLSGCQFKSGLLKTADEDRKERGEVLLYTQPFPQESDRLRFNIEEISAVRDDAMVFPLSPVLSEIKCRDMKSQRLLATGWLPPGHYTEVLFKVKNASLEVEDGEANLLVPAGPVTAPFMFDVGREMSYVFSLVFNYTQSIKGMLSFSPSFSVFFPERPVVNLLGYVSNSESDTITVIDKKAMQVINVIATGKGPRGIAIDQVRKRAYVALSGDDSIDVIDITAGRKINTIRLNPGDKPQESALTPAGTLLITANTGSDSISLIDPLAFIELDRIAVGNSPHSIAIDPAGRRAYVFNSLSSTISVIDLASSSVAATISTEPGPLRGQFNREGNKLYVIHEWSSYMTVIDPFTLSALGRVRIGMGANALKLDTRTNLIYVARKNDIMVEVYDPFSAIPIDYIKAEGSASYITIDSEENNLYLIVPEMKTVLVVDIVSKKIVSKIDIGKSPAWVTMMGER
- a CDS encoding sigma-54-dependent Fis family transcriptional regulator, yielding MSAKGKVFILDDDELILSMLNKVLKKEGYEVRTENRTEDIIKKIRSWAPDVVLLDIRLPERSGIEILQDIKKEGLVTEVIMLTADDTAETAVKAMKLGAVDYLTKPFDIDEVKIVISNTLEKENLKQEVAYLRKVYSETFERDFIGESSAIKTLYSKMEKMAQARVSTILITGESGTGKEIVARNIHHLMYRDTDSKHAPFIWINCAALPESILESELFGYEKGAFTDAKADRKGLFEMAKGGSILLDEIGDMKFELQSKLLRVLEERMIRRIGGDRDIPIDVTVLATTNKNLQEAVEKGEFRKDLFFRLSTFYVHIVPLRERREDIPLLARHFLSLFARKYNKKKTIEISPEAEKLLLSYSWTGNVRELKNLFERFVVLENIDLILPEHLPHWITGPAKFQEQPAGGKFTLPESGLSIDDLEKDLIMQALEKSGNNKAQAAKLLNMTYDAFRSHLKKYGIA